One Nocardioidaceae bacterium SCSIO 66511 genomic window carries:
- a CDS encoding PD-(D/E)XK nuclease family protein → MASDLVEDPTDDIDPRTPVDGVHVVGSLSPSRASDFMTCPLLYRFRVIDKLPEAPSAAAARGTVVHSVLESLYDEPASDRTLERAVELVRPQWEALLEQEPELATMFEGDDARDLADWLGECGSLLEKYFTLEDPTRLEPADRELYVEHVLDSKLLIRGYIDRLDVAPTGEVRVVDYKSGRSPSELFEAKALFQMKFYALVLWRTRGTVPTLLQLMYLGNAEILRYAPDEADLLATERKVNALWDAIARATETGNWRPRKSALCGWCDHKAHCPEWGGTPPPLPTADDADHSG, encoded by the coding sequence ATGGCTTCCGATCTGGTCGAGGATCCGACCGACGACATCGACCCGCGTACGCCCGTCGACGGTGTGCACGTCGTCGGCAGCCTGTCGCCGAGTCGTGCGTCGGACTTCATGACCTGCCCGCTGTTGTACCGGTTCCGCGTCATCGACAAGCTGCCGGAGGCGCCGAGTGCGGCGGCGGCCCGGGGCACAGTCGTGCATTCGGTGCTGGAGTCGTTGTACGACGAGCCGGCGTCGGATCGTACGCTCGAGCGCGCCGTCGAGCTGGTACGCCCGCAGTGGGAAGCGCTCTTGGAGCAGGAGCCGGAGCTGGCGACCATGTTCGAGGGTGACGACGCGCGTGACCTCGCCGACTGGCTCGGCGAATGCGGGTCGTTACTGGAGAAGTACTTCACCCTCGAGGATCCGACCCGGCTCGAGCCCGCTGACCGCGAGCTGTACGTCGAGCACGTACTCGACTCCAAGCTGCTCATCCGCGGCTACATCGACCGCCTCGACGTCGCGCCGACCGGCGAGGTGCGCGTCGTCGACTACAAGAGCGGACGGTCTCCGAGCGAGCTGTTCGAGGCCAAGGCTCTGTTTCAGATGAAGTTCTACGCGCTGGTGCTCTGGCGTACCCGCGGCACCGTGCCGACGCTGCTGCAGCTGATGTACCTCGGCAACGCCGAGATCCTGCGCTACGCACCCGATGAGGCCGATCTGCTCGCCACCGAGCGCAAGGTCAATGCTCTGTGGGACGCGATCGCGCGAGCCACCGAGACAGGCAACTGGCGTCCCCGCAAGAGCGCGCTGTGCGGTTGGTGCGACCACAAGGCGCACTGCCCCGAATGGGGCGGCACGCCGCCGCCGCTACCGACCGCCGACGACGCCGATCACTCCGGGTAG
- a CDS encoding ABC transporter ATP-binding protein encodes MPTKHEDAPAPDNAAGAAPLITMRDVEVHFRLQGSGLSRLFGRDTGSVKAVDGVTLDIAKGEVLGLVGESGSGKSTLGRSLLGLAPVTGGSIHYGDRAIGELSNSELRSIRRDLQMVFQDPSAALNPSMDIETAVGHPLKIHKIARGAQLRERVVDALERVGLSPADQFLKKYPGDLSGGQKQRAVIARAIILDPQLLVADEPISMLDMSVRSKILQLMLDLKADLDLTYVYITHDLASAKFFCDRIAIMYLGRIVELGSTDEIFNNPKHPYTKSLVAAIPDLDPDRAGPREVPRGEIPDAASPPLGCSFHPRCPAAFDKCGWESRDLRVLLETHWTQVPEADYERERATIGEVDELDVPSHTAHVPAGKDKTGVDVDDVLTKIKDADPQEPLWKGVAGRDVRPDGVEVTFEPGEDPKLRTAGDVQVACHLYPE; translated from the coding sequence TTGCCGACGAAGCATGAGGACGCTCCGGCGCCGGACAACGCAGCGGGCGCGGCGCCCCTGATCACGATGCGCGACGTCGAGGTGCATTTCCGGCTGCAGGGCAGTGGGTTGTCCCGGCTGTTCGGACGCGACACCGGATCCGTCAAGGCCGTCGACGGTGTGACGCTCGACATCGCCAAGGGCGAGGTGCTCGGACTCGTCGGGGAGTCGGGCAGCGGCAAGAGTACGCTCGGGCGCTCGCTGCTCGGGCTGGCGCCGGTCACCGGCGGAAGCATCCACTACGGCGACCGCGCGATCGGCGAACTCTCGAACAGCGAGCTGCGCTCGATCCGCCGCGACCTGCAGATGGTCTTCCAGGACCCCAGCGCCGCGCTCAACCCGTCGATGGACATCGAGACGGCCGTCGGGCACCCGCTGAAGATCCACAAGATCGCTCGCGGCGCTCAGTTGCGCGAGCGGGTCGTCGATGCGTTGGAGCGGGTCGGGCTCTCGCCGGCCGACCAGTTCCTGAAGAAGTACCCGGGCGACCTGTCCGGCGGGCAGAAGCAGCGGGCCGTGATCGCGCGGGCGATCATCCTCGACCCGCAGCTGTTGGTCGCCGACGAGCCGATATCGATGCTCGATATGAGCGTACGCTCGAAGATCCTGCAGCTGATGCTCGATCTCAAGGCCGACCTCGACCTCACGTACGTCTACATCACGCACGACCTCGCGAGCGCGAAGTTCTTCTGCGACCGCATTGCGATCATGTACCTCGGCCGGATCGTCGAGCTCGGCTCGACCGATGAGATCTTCAACAACCCGAAGCATCCGTACACCAAGTCGCTGGTCGCCGCGATTCCCGATCTCGACCCGGATCGGGCGGGCCCGCGTGAGGTGCCCCGGGGTGAGATCCCCGACGCCGCAAGCCCGCCGCTCGGGTGCTCGTTCCATCCGCGGTGCCCGGCGGCGTTCGACAAATGCGGCTGGGAGAGTCGCGACCTTCGGGTGCTGCTGGAGACGCACTGGACGCAGGTGCCCGAGGCAGACTACGAGCGCGAGCGCGCCACCATCGGCGAGGTCGACGAACTCGACGTACCCAGTCACACGGCACATGTGCCTGCCGGTAAGGACAAGACCGGTGTGGACGTCGACGACGTGCTCACCAAGATCAAGGACGCTGATCCACAGGAGCCGCTCTGGAAGGGCGTCGCCGGTCGCGACGTACGCCCGGACGGCGTCGAGGTGACGTTCGAGCCGGGGGAGGACCCGAAACTTCGGACGGCCGGCGATGTGCAGGTCGCGTGCCACCTCTACCCGGAGTGA
- a CDS encoding ABC transporter ATP-binding protein produces MSDPTTASEPAPDVAPKDAVLSVRDLRVWYGTDHGAAKAVNGVSFDIRPGETLGLVGESGCGKTTLGRGLLGLLPRGAFVDGDITFKGSKMPPLGSKEHTALRGRELGMIFQEPMTRLNPLMRISEHFSEALKAHHPDMPDDEIQHASLEVLRVLGIPPTRFRSYPHEFSGGMRQRLTIALALVLRPSFIVADEPTTALDVLVEAQIIRILADVRREFDTSLLLITHNLGIVAEACDRVAVMYAGRIVEIGDSRAVFRDPQHPYTQELLRSTISLQTTGLNFIPGAPPDLIDPPGGCLFHPRCPHAMQVCESKAPVPLNVPPDQRVECWLHGPDDAIPEGGRTRLEREELSVADEA; encoded by the coding sequence GTGAGCGATCCGACGACCGCCTCAGAACCAGCACCGGACGTCGCGCCGAAGGACGCCGTGCTGTCCGTACGCGACCTTCGGGTCTGGTACGGCACCGACCACGGAGCCGCAAAGGCCGTCAACGGCGTCAGCTTCGACATCCGGCCGGGCGAGACGCTCGGGCTCGTCGGAGAGTCCGGATGCGGTAAGACCACCCTCGGCCGCGGCCTGCTCGGCCTGCTGCCGCGCGGAGCCTTCGTCGACGGAGACATCACGTTCAAGGGCTCGAAGATGCCCCCTCTGGGGAGCAAGGAGCACACGGCGCTACGCGGCCGTGAGCTCGGGATGATCTTCCAGGAGCCGATGACCCGGCTGAACCCCCTGATGCGCATCTCGGAGCATTTCTCGGAGGCGCTGAAGGCACATCATCCGGATATGCCCGACGACGAGATCCAGCATGCCTCGCTCGAGGTGCTACGTGTCCTCGGCATTCCCCCGACGCGGTTCCGGTCGTACCCGCACGAGTTCTCCGGCGGTATGCGCCAGCGGCTCACGATCGCTCTCGCATTGGTGCTGCGACCGTCGTTCATCGTCGCCGACGAGCCGACGACCGCGCTCGACGTACTCGTCGAGGCACAGATCATCCGCATCCTGGCCGACGTACGCCGCGAGTTCGACACCTCGCTGCTGCTGATCACCCACAACCTCGGCATTGTCGCCGAGGCCTGCGACCGGGTCGCGGTGATGTACGCCGGACGCATCGTCGAGATCGGCGACTCGAGGGCGGTGTTCCGGGATCCGCAGCATCCGTACACCCAGGAGCTGTTGCGCTCGACGATCTCGTTGCAGACAACGGGTTTGAACTTCATCCCGGGTGCGCCGCCGGACTTGATCGATCCGCCCGGGGGCTGCCTGTTCCATCCGCGTTGTCCGCATGCCATGCAGGTGTGCGAGTCGAAGGCGCCGGTGCCCCTGAACGTACCGCCCGACCAACGGGTCGAGTGCTGGCTGCACGGGCCCGACGACGCGATTCCCGAAGGCGGACGCACCCGCCTCGAGCGAGAGGAGCTGAGCGTTGCCGACGAAGCATGA
- a CDS encoding ABC transporter permease produces the protein MGLWNKLTSPIRNTSGLGRWVLLSGIIIVGFFVILAVFANWIAPFGFAQNSADGVDFPQKAAPGGDHLMGTDGFGYDVWSRVVFGSRTALMVIVLAVLGSLILGLVLGLISGYVGGWLDRILVLIMDALYAFPSLLLAIVVGFLLSEKIGAGVVSAALSLTVVYMPQYFRVVRNSTVSAREATYVEAARAIGAPGRTVISRYLFGNVIQSVPVIGTLNASDALSTLAALGFLGLGIQPSDGADWGYDLSSALEDAAAGIWWTGVFPGLAIVLVIVGLTLVGEGLNETINPTLRKRRLKKITAEETAK, from the coding sequence ATGGGTCTCTGGAACAAGCTCACCTCGCCGATTCGCAATACCAGCGGTCTGGGCCGCTGGGTTCTGCTCTCCGGCATCATCATCGTCGGGTTCTTCGTGATCCTGGCGGTCTTTGCTAACTGGATCGCACCCTTCGGGTTCGCCCAGAACTCCGCCGACGGCGTCGACTTCCCGCAGAAGGCCGCTCCGGGCGGCGACCACCTGATGGGCACCGACGGCTTCGGTTACGACGTGTGGTCGCGGGTCGTGTTCGGCTCGCGTACCGCGTTGATGGTGATCGTGCTCGCGGTGCTCGGGTCGCTCATCCTGGGCCTGGTGCTCGGGTTGATCTCGGGTTACGTCGGCGGCTGGCTCGACCGCATCCTGGTGCTGATCATGGATGCGCTGTACGCGTTCCCGTCGCTGCTGCTGGCGATCGTGGTCGGCTTCCTGCTCAGCGAGAAGATCGGCGCCGGTGTGGTCTCGGCCGCACTGTCGCTGACCGTGGTCTATATGCCGCAGTACTTCCGGGTCGTACGAAACAGCACGGTGAGCGCGCGGGAGGCGACGTACGTCGAGGCCGCCCGTGCCATCGGCGCCCCGGGGCGTACCGTCATCAGCCGCTACCTGTTCGGCAACGTGATCCAGAGCGTCCCGGTGATCGGCACCTTGAACGCCTCCGATGCGCTGTCGACTCTGGCTGCGCTCGGCTTCCTCGGTCTCGGTATCCAACCCAGCGACGGAGCAGACTGGGGTTACGACCTGAGCAGTGCGCTGGAAGACGCCGCCGCCGGCATCTGGTGGACCGGAGTGTTCCCGGGTCTGGCGATCGTGCTGGTGATCGTCGGCCTGACACTGGTCGGTGAGGGTCTCAACGAGACCATCAACCCGACGCTGCGCAAGCGACGGCTGAAGAAGATCACCGCAGAGGAGACGGCGAAGTGA
- a CDS encoding ABC transporter permease: MAAQAGSLPRYIVQRLFLIIPMVWILLTLVFLLMRVAPGDPVSASVGGRLSEAALDERRAQLGLDRPLIVQYFDYLGSVLRLDFGSTITDNQPILDVVKENGGATLTLTVSALLIALVIGIPLGLLAGRMRDTTSDAVIRIFGIITYAAPVFYTGLLVQILFLKAFPGWPLLGDSDTMTTYNVPSRTHILLVDAIIAGDSTAVADVLQHLMLPAVTLALLICGIFIRLTRVNVLQTLQADYVEAARARGIKESKVVRSHAFRNALVPVVTIVGLQVALLMSGAVLTEKTFAWPGLGNRLIDYIEGRDYIAVQGIISLFAIVVVVVSLVIDIINAMIDPRVRY; encoded by the coding sequence ATGGCGGCCCAGGCCGGTTCGTTACCCCGCTACATCGTGCAACGCCTGTTCCTCATCATCCCGATGGTGTGGATCCTGCTCACCCTGGTTTTCCTGCTGATGCGGGTCGCCCCGGGTGACCCCGTCTCCGCATCGGTCGGCGGCCGGTTGTCGGAGGCAGCGCTCGACGAGCGCCGCGCACAGCTCGGCCTCGACCGGCCGCTGATCGTCCAGTACTTCGACTACCTCGGTAGTGTCCTGCGACTCGACTTCGGCAGCACGATCACCGATAACCAGCCGATCCTCGACGTGGTCAAGGAGAATGGCGGCGCCACGCTGACGCTCACGGTCTCGGCACTGCTCATCGCCCTGGTTATCGGCATTCCGCTCGGGTTGCTGGCCGGGCGCATGCGCGACACCACGAGCGATGCCGTGATCCGGATCTTCGGCATCATCACGTACGCCGCCCCGGTGTTCTACACCGGTCTGCTGGTGCAGATCCTGTTCCTGAAAGCCTTCCCGGGCTGGCCGCTGCTCGGCGACAGCGACACGATGACGACCTACAACGTGCCGAGCCGCACCCACATCCTGCTCGTCGACGCGATCATCGCCGGCGACAGCACTGCGGTAGCCGACGTCCTCCAGCATCTGATGCTTCCGGCGGTCACGCTCGCGCTGCTGATCTGCGGCATCTTCATCCGGCTCACCCGAGTCAATGTGCTGCAGACCTTGCAGGCCGACTACGTCGAGGCTGCCCGCGCGCGCGGCATCAAGGAGAGCAAGGTCGTCCGCTCGCATGCCTTCCGCAACGCTCTCGTTCCGGTCGTCACCATCGTCGGCCTGCAGGTCGCGCTGCTGATGTCCGGCGCGGTGCTCACGGAGAAGACGTTCGCCTGGCCAGGACTCGGCAACCGGCTGATCGACTACATCGAAGGGCGCGACTACATCGCCGTGCAGGGCATCATCAGCCTGTTCGCGATCGTCGTCGTCGTGGTGAGCCTGGTGATCGACATCATCAACGCGATGATCGACCCGAGGGTGAGGTACTGA
- a CDS encoding ABC transporter substrate-binding protein: protein MKKILALASAGVLALSLAACGGDDDSGGAAGGTGEPWTLGTTDKVTALDPAGAYDLGSSTLHYAIYQTLLTIPAGENKPQGDAAEKCEYKDPKTVVCTLRDGLKFSNGDELTSSDVKYSFDRNLKIADPNGASTLLASLKDIETPDDKTVQFNLSRPDTTFQFVLTHSSTSIVDEDVFPADKIAGDADVIGSGPYVMDDYESGQQASLKKSETYQGANEGKSPLIFVKYYPESSNLKLAIQNDEVQVAWRSLSPTDLTDLEGNDSVNVEKGEGAEIRYWTWQLGTPVGKDKAIRQAVAQLVDRQAISDRAYEGTVDPLYSPVPPGFPGQVDSFKTKYGEPSVDKAKAILQKAGVKTPVDITLGYTPSHYGPNAVDEATELKSQLNDSGLFNATTKSAEWEQYQNLYKENAYDLFILGWFPDFLDADNYLSPFFVDGGFYANNYKNPEINKLVAEEQGTDDAATREKAFGKIQDIAAEDVPTVPTWVGKNVAVTQPGIDGVKETLDPAFIFRFWMVSYQG from the coding sequence GTGAAGAAGATCCTGGCCTTGGCCAGCGCGGGTGTGCTGGCTCTGTCGCTGGCGGCATGCGGCGGCGACGATGACAGCGGTGGCGCAGCCGGCGGCACCGGCGAGCCCTGGACGCTCGGTACGACCGACAAAGTGACGGCCCTCGACCCCGCAGGTGCGTACGACCTCGGCTCGTCCACGCTGCACTACGCGATCTACCAGACGCTGCTGACCATCCCCGCGGGCGAGAACAAGCCCCAGGGCGATGCGGCCGAGAAGTGCGAGTACAAGGACCCGAAGACGGTCGTCTGCACGCTGCGCGACGGGTTGAAGTTCTCCAACGGCGATGAGCTCACCTCATCCGATGTGAAGTACTCCTTCGACCGCAACCTGAAGATCGCCGACCCCAACGGCGCTTCGACGCTGCTCGCGAGCCTGAAGGACATCGAGACCCCCGACGACAAGACGGTCCAGTTCAACCTGAGCAGGCCCGATACGACGTTCCAGTTCGTGCTGACGCACTCCTCGACCTCGATCGTCGACGAGGACGTGTTCCCGGCCGACAAGATCGCCGGCGACGCCGATGTCATCGGCTCCGGTCCGTACGTGATGGACGACTACGAGTCGGGCCAACAGGCGTCACTGAAGAAGTCGGAGACCTATCAGGGCGCCAACGAGGGCAAGTCGCCGCTGATCTTCGTCAAGTACTACCCGGAGTCGTCGAACCTCAAGCTCGCGATCCAGAACGACGAGGTCCAGGTGGCATGGCGCAGCCTGAGCCCGACCGATCTGACCGACCTCGAGGGCAACGACAGCGTCAACGTCGAGAAGGGCGAGGGCGCGGAGATCCGCTACTGGACCTGGCAGCTCGGCACGCCGGTCGGCAAGGACAAGGCGATCCGCCAGGCCGTCGCGCAGCTGGTCGACCGGCAGGCGATCTCCGACCGTGCGTACGAGGGCACCGTCGACCCGCTGTACTCGCCGGTCCCGCCGGGCTTCCCGGGTCAGGTCGACTCGTTCAAGACCAAGTACGGCGAGCCGAGCGTCGACAAGGCGAAGGCCATCCTGCAGAAGGCGGGCGTCAAGACTCCGGTCGACATCACGCTCGGCTACACCCCGTCGCACTACGGCCCCAATGCCGTCGATGAGGCCACCGAGCTGAAGAGCCAGCTCAACGACAGCGGTCTGTTCAACGCGACGACCAAGAGCGCGGAGTGGGAGCAGTACCAGAACCTCTACAAGGAGAACGCGTACGACCTGTTCATCCTCGGCTGGTTCCCCGACTTCCTCGACGCCGACAACTACCTGTCGCCCTTCTTCGTAGACGGTGGCTTCTACGCCAACAACTACAAGAACCCGGAGATCAACAAGCTGGTGGCCGAGGAGCAGGGCACCGATGACGCGGCGACCCGAGAGAAGGCGTTCGGCAAGATCCAGGACATCGCCGCCGAGGACGTCCCGACGGTTCCGACCTGGGTCGGCAAGAACGTCGCCGTGACCCAGCCGGGCATCGATGGCGTCAAGGAGACTCTGGACCCCGCGTTCATCTTCCGGTTCTGGATGGTGTCGTACCAAGGCTGA
- a CDS encoding HAD family phosphatase, with the protein MQQGLPAAVLWDLDGTIVDTEPLWIEAEYDLARRHGAEWTKDDALKLVGNDLIDSGRYIRERMNLTMTAEQVVDELVTVMAERMEGPLDWRPGALDLLADLRTNDVPTALVTMSYRAIVEPLLRRLPADSFDAVVVGDEVSDGKPHPAPYLTAARILGVDPADCVAIEDSPTGAASAAAAGCRVLAIPHHVPVPASARTAERDTLEGLDAGRLLLAVSA; encoded by the coding sequence ATGCAACAGGGACTTCCGGCCGCGGTCCTGTGGGACCTCGACGGCACCATCGTCGACACCGAACCGCTGTGGATCGAAGCGGAGTACGACCTCGCGCGGCGCCACGGGGCGGAGTGGACGAAGGACGACGCGCTCAAACTGGTCGGCAACGACCTGATCGACTCGGGCCGCTACATCCGCGAGCGGATGAACCTCACCATGACGGCCGAGCAGGTCGTCGACGAGCTGGTCACTGTGATGGCCGAGCGCATGGAGGGTCCGCTCGACTGGCGACCCGGCGCCCTCGATCTGCTCGCAGACCTGCGTACGAACGACGTGCCGACCGCGCTGGTGACGATGTCGTACCGCGCGATCGTCGAGCCGCTCCTGCGCCGGCTCCCGGCCGACAGCTTCGATGCGGTCGTGGTGGGTGACGAGGTCAGCGACGGCAAACCGCATCCGGCCCCGTACCTCACCGCAGCGCGCATCCTCGGCGTCGACCCGGCCGACTGCGTTGCGATCGAGGACTCGCCGACGGGTGCGGCATCGGCCGCTGCGGCGGGCTGTCGGGTGCTGGCGATCCCGCACCACGTCCCCGTACCCGCATCGGCGCGCACTGCCGAGCGCGACACCCTCGAAGGGCTCGACGCCGGCCGCCTCCTTCTCGCGGTTTCGGCCTGA
- a CDS encoding type IV toxin-antitoxin system AbiEi family antitoxin domain-containing protein: MNDDGFFSWAIERGGFFTRGEAIDCGMRDSQLRQAVRAKYLVRLRHGYYSPSTYVESLDSTERHALLARAVHHRLGDRYALAGISACAVQGVELWSDDLTTVHVVRIDGRTGRKEAGVRYHEFPVEPEADVVSVGAVRAMNPAHAVWQAGCDQTIERGLVSTNSALHRGIVTAETLRSRAAAFSRWPGSRGARIAIGLADPRVESVGESRTFYLCWEQHLPLPEPQFEVIDDAGTLIGRTDFAWHEYRHVAEFDGAAKYSRYLRPGESISDAVMREKVRENLIRAELFGVTRIIWIELTSSKRLHTARTLHEALDQSRRLYTRNRTVVA; the protein is encoded by the coding sequence ATGAATGACGACGGATTCTTCTCCTGGGCGATCGAGCGTGGTGGGTTCTTCACCCGCGGCGAGGCTATCGACTGCGGCATGCGTGACTCTCAGCTACGCCAAGCGGTTCGCGCGAAATACCTCGTGCGACTCCGCCACGGCTACTACTCCCCCTCGACGTACGTGGAATCGCTCGATTCGACGGAACGCCATGCACTTCTCGCTCGGGCGGTGCATCACCGCCTCGGCGACCGGTACGCGTTGGCCGGCATCTCGGCATGCGCCGTGCAGGGCGTCGAACTGTGGAGCGACGACCTCACCACGGTGCATGTTGTGCGAATCGACGGACGCACTGGCCGGAAGGAAGCTGGTGTGCGCTATCACGAGTTCCCAGTGGAGCCAGAGGCCGATGTCGTGTCGGTCGGAGCCGTTCGCGCCATGAACCCTGCCCACGCAGTCTGGCAGGCCGGTTGCGACCAAACGATCGAGCGCGGGTTGGTGTCCACGAACTCCGCGCTCCATCGCGGCATCGTGACAGCGGAAACACTCCGGTCGCGGGCTGCGGCCTTCAGTCGTTGGCCGGGTTCACGCGGGGCACGAATCGCGATCGGCCTCGCCGACCCACGCGTCGAGAGTGTGGGAGAGTCACGGACGTTCTACCTGTGCTGGGAGCAGCACTTGCCCCTCCCGGAGCCGCAGTTCGAGGTGATTGACGATGCGGGCACCCTCATCGGTCGTACCGACTTCGCCTGGCACGAGTACCGCCACGTCGCTGAGTTCGATGGCGCAGCCAAATACAGCCGCTACCTTCGTCCGGGCGAAAGCATCAGCGATGCGGTAATGCGCGAGAAGGTTAGGGAGAACCTGATCCGAGCCGAGCTGTTCGGCGTCACCCGCATCATCTGGATCGAGCTCACATCATCGAAACGCCTGCACACGGCACGGACCCTCCATGAGGCGCTCGACCAGAGTCGTCGCTTGTACACGCGCAATCGTACTGTCGTCGCGTAG